In the Perca flavescens isolate YP-PL-M2 chromosome 20, PFLA_1.0, whole genome shotgun sequence genome, one interval contains:
- the yy1a gene encoding transcriptional repressor protein YY1a translates to MASGDTLYIEADGSEMPAEIVELHEIEVETIETTIVGDDGEHQPMIALQPLDTGDPNSIHSHQEVILVQTREEVVGEDDSELHTDDGFEDQILIPVPAVEEDYIEQTLVTVAGRSSSTGRMKRAGSGKKAGKRSYLGGGEMGRKWEQKQVQIKTLEGEFSVTMWASDDKKDHEDQITGENSPPDYSEYMTGKKLPPGGIPGIDLSDPKQLAEFARMKPRKVKEDDAPRTIACPHKGCTKMFRDNSAMRKHLHTHGPRVHVCAECGKAFVESSKLKRHQLVHTGEKPFQCTFEGCGKRFSLDFNLRTHVRIHTGDRPYVCPFDGCNKKFAQSTNLKSHILTHAKAKNNQ, encoded by the exons ATGGCGTCGGGGGACACCCTGTACATAGAAGCGGACGGGTCAGAAATGCCAGCCGAAATAGTGGAACTGCATGAAATCGAAGTAGAGACAATCGAGACAACAATTGTTGGAGACGACGGTGAACATCAGCCTATGATCGCCTTACAGCCTCTTGACACGGGTGATCCAAACTCGATTCACTCGCACCAAGAGGTGATTTTGGTGCAAACAAGAGAAGAGGTGGTGGGTGAGGATGACTCTGAACTGCACACGGATGACGGCTTTGAGGACCAAATCCTCATCCCAGTGCCCGCCGTAGAGGAGGACTATATCGAACAGACTCTGGTTACTGTCGCCGGGAGAAGCTCGTCGACAGGCCGGATGAAAAGGGCTGGAAGCGGGAAAAAAGCAGGCAAAAGGAGCTACCTGGGCGGGGGAGAAATGGGCAGAAAATGGGAACAGAAACAGGTCCAGATAAAAACGTTGGAGGGGGAGTTTTCAGTGACTATGTGGGCATCGG ATGATAAGAAGGACCATGAGGATCAAATCACGGGTGAAAACTCTCCTCCGGATTATTCTGAATACATGACGGGGAAGAAGCTTCCTCCTGGAGGCATCCCAGGCATTGACCTCTCAGACCCCAAACAGCTGGCAGAATTTGCACG aATGAAGCcaagaaaagtaaaagaagatGATGCACCCAGGACAATAGCCTGTCCACACAAA GGATGTACCAAGATGTTCAGGGACAACTCAGCAATGAGAAAACACTTGCATACCCACGGGCCTCGTGTGCACGTCTGTGCAGAATGTGGCAAAGCCTTTGTTGAAAGTTCAAAACTGAAGAGGCATCAACTcgtacacacaggagagaaacctttccAA TGCACATTTGAGGGCTGTGGCAAGCGGTTCTCTCTGGACTTTAACTTGCGCACACATGTGCGTATTCACACTGGAGACCGCCCGTACGTGTGCCCCTTTGATGGCTGCAACAAAAAATTTGCCCAGTCAACCAACCTGAAGTCTCACATCCTCACACACGCCAAAGCCAAAAACAACCAGTGA